In the Streptomyces fradiae ATCC 10745 = DSM 40063 genome, one interval contains:
- a CDS encoding FAD-dependent monooxygenase has product MNGTRTAIVIGAGIGGLTTAIALRRVGFDVEVFERAPELRAAGFGLSVMSNATAALATLDIDLGLEKRGRVMETYHVKDWKGRLIREFPFPEITRRIGVPCVCISRADLLAALLDAAADIPVTLDSAAERFEVAGDRARVRFAGGRWAEADLLVGADGFNSAIRRQIAGPDEPVRDSGYIAWLGITEYSHPRFAPGSVVHLWGDGMRFGLVDIGRGRLYWWGTKNMPFAESSTWDGGKAGVLDAYSGWPDEVREAIRVTPQEDLLTLNTRDRPFLRPWGTGPVTLLGDAAHPMLTSLGQGSAMAMEDAAVLAQHLRAAPDVPSGLRGYEAARYDRTRMIVEATRSISDFEQSQGPVRRRVRDAYFRWMSHRNLVGKLEPALTFPGAGLPGAGAGAGR; this is encoded by the coding sequence ATGAATGGGACAAGGACGGCCATCGTCATCGGTGCGGGCATCGGCGGGCTCACCACGGCCATCGCGCTGCGCCGCGTGGGCTTCGACGTGGAGGTGTTCGAGCGGGCCCCGGAGCTGCGGGCCGCCGGCTTCGGCCTCTCCGTGATGAGCAACGCCACGGCGGCGCTCGCCACCCTCGACATCGACCTCGGCCTGGAGAAGCGCGGCCGGGTGATGGAGACGTACCACGTCAAGGACTGGAAGGGCAGGCTGATACGGGAGTTCCCCTTCCCCGAGATCACCCGGCGGATCGGGGTCCCGTGCGTGTGCATCAGCCGGGCCGACCTGCTGGCCGCGCTCCTCGACGCGGCGGCGGACATCCCCGTCACCCTCGACTCGGCCGCCGAGCGCTTCGAGGTGGCCGGCGACCGGGCGCGGGTGCGCTTCGCCGGCGGCCGGTGGGCCGAGGCCGACCTCCTGGTCGGCGCCGACGGGTTCAACTCGGCGATCCGGCGGCAGATCGCCGGACCCGACGAGCCGGTCCGCGACAGCGGGTACATCGCCTGGCTGGGCATCACCGAGTACAGCCACCCCCGGTTCGCGCCCGGCTCCGTGGTGCACCTGTGGGGCGACGGGATGCGGTTCGGCCTGGTCGACATCGGCCGGGGCCGGCTCTACTGGTGGGGCACGAAGAACATGCCGTTCGCCGAGTCCAGCACCTGGGACGGCGGCAAGGCCGGGGTGCTCGACGCCTACTCCGGCTGGCCGGACGAGGTCCGCGAGGCGATCCGGGTGACGCCGCAGGAGGACCTGCTGACGCTGAACACCCGCGACCGGCCGTTCCTGCGGCCCTGGGGCACCGGGCCGGTGACCCTGCTCGGGGACGCCGCCCACCCGATGCTCACCAGCCTCGGGCAGGGCTCGGCCATGGCGATGGAGGACGCCGCCGTCCTGGCGCAGCACCTGCGGGCCGCCCCGGACGTGCCGAGCGGGCTGCGCGGCTACGAGGCCGCGCGGTACGACCGTACGCGGATGATCGTGGAGGCCACCCGGTCGATCAGCGACTTCGAGCAGTCGCAGGGACCGGTGCGCCGCCGGGTGCGCGACGCGTACTTCCGGTGGATGTCGCACCGGAACCTGGTGGGCAAGCTGGAGCCCGCCCTGACCTTCCCGGGCGCGGGCCTGCCCGGCGCGGGCGCGGGGGCGGGCCGATGA
- a CDS encoding flavin reductase family protein yields the protein MVTEDEFKDFMADVCTPVAVVTAMADGLPHGTTVGSLTSLSLRPPMVTIALDHRSGLLPKIRRAGRFGVNLLGAEQAATALAFATPAADRFAGVAWYPDEGLPRLRDAPGWLVCLPQRFVAGGDHVLLLGLVSRVGGTRGGAPLVYGRRTFGTHCALAPRQDFSITDQIAAFAR from the coding sequence ATGGTTACGGAGGACGAGTTCAAGGACTTCATGGCCGACGTCTGCACCCCCGTGGCGGTGGTCACGGCGATGGCGGACGGCCTGCCCCACGGCACGACGGTCGGCTCGCTCACCTCGCTGTCCCTGCGCCCGCCCATGGTGACGATCGCGCTGGACCACCGCTCCGGCCTGCTGCCGAAGATCCGGCGGGCCGGGCGGTTCGGGGTCAACCTGCTCGGCGCCGAACAGGCCGCCACGGCCCTCGCGTTCGCCACCCCGGCCGCCGACCGGTTCGCCGGCGTCGCGTGGTACCCGGACGAGGGGCTGCCGCGGCTGCGGGACGCGCCGGGCTGGCTCGTGTGCCTCCCGCAGCGGTTCGTCGCCGGCGGGGACCACGTGCTGCTGCTCGGCCTGGTGTCCCGCGTCGGCGGCACGCGGGGCGGGGCGCCGCTCGTGTACGGCCGCCGGACCTTCGGCACGCACTGCGCACTCGCACCCCGGCAGGACTTTTCCATCACCGACCAGATCGCGGCCTTCGCCCGCTGA
- a CDS encoding SDR family oxidoreductase: MSGIAGRGQLPASGAVLVTGASSGLGRECALELEHRGFRVLAGVRRAEDGEKLLAESLHGRLRYALVDITDDASVRASAELAEREYGGLRGLVNNAGICVPGPLECVDGDQFRRQLDVNVVGHLGVIRAHLPLLRRSRGRIVNVTSGLGKAAVPFLGAYSTAQFAKEALSDALRRELTPSGVRVSTVAPGAILTPIWNKVSEAGDRVLDGAPPAVAELYRSAFQAFMAGNAQQALASRTTPEDFARAVFRALTDARPRTRYWVGADARRMGRLARLLPDALMDRRFSAITASVGAPGPLERQPG, from the coding sequence ATGAGCGGGATCGCGGGGCGCGGGCAACTCCCGGCGAGCGGGGCGGTGCTGGTCACCGGCGCCTCGTCCGGGCTGGGCCGGGAGTGCGCCCTGGAGCTGGAGCACCGCGGCTTCCGGGTGCTGGCGGGGGTGCGGCGGGCCGAGGACGGGGAGAAGCTGCTCGCCGAGTCGCTGCACGGCCGGCTCCGCTACGCCCTCGTCGACATCACCGACGACGCGTCCGTGCGGGCCTCCGCGGAGCTCGCCGAGCGCGAGTACGGCGGGCTGCGGGGCCTGGTGAACAACGCGGGCATCTGCGTACCGGGGCCGCTGGAGTGCGTCGACGGCGACCAGTTCCGCCGGCAGCTCGACGTCAACGTGGTCGGGCACCTCGGGGTGATCCGCGCGCACCTGCCGCTGCTGCGCCGCTCGCGCGGGCGGATCGTCAACGTCACCTCCGGCCTCGGCAAGGCCGCCGTCCCGTTCCTCGGGGCGTACTCCACGGCGCAGTTCGCCAAGGAGGCGCTGAGCGACGCCCTGCGGCGCGAGCTGACGCCCAGCGGGGTGCGCGTGTCGACCGTGGCACCGGGCGCCATCCTCACACCGATCTGGAACAAGGTGTCCGAGGCGGGCGACCGGGTGCTGGACGGCGCTCCCCCGGCCGTGGCCGAGCTGTACCGGTCCGCCTTCCAGGCGTTCATGGCCGGCAACGCGCAGCAGGCCCTGGCGAGCCGGACCACGCCCGAGGACTTCGCCCGCGCGGTCTTCCGCGCCCTGACCGACGCGCGTCCCCGCACCCGGTACTGGGTCGGCGCGGACGCACGCCGGATGGGCCGCCTGGCGCGACTGCTGCCCGACGCCCTGATGGACCGCCGGTTCAGCGCGATCACCGCCTCCGTGGGGGCGCCCGGGCCGCTGGAGCGGCAGCCGGGGTAG
- a CDS encoding phthiocerol/phthiodiolone dimycocerosyl transferase family protein, which yields MSTTPTTSPDSAPPAPPASAPEVRRELSPLERWYWIADRIAPLNVVGRVRLHGPVTGAALRSALTALQARHPLLRVAIEPGGPGEEPRFTPVVDRPIPLDHRVLDDPAAGDAWQRVIDRELVNGRVDWRAGPLATATVLTSPGPDGGTHDLILSLLHVIADGTTVISLLRQWAELAAGLPVGARAVLPPAEDLFPAGHRGTAGEAPARAKADRDEADLLRLAPRRVDADEAVPFERRRTRFLHRALDGAALESLARTCRARGVTVHGVLTAAMVHAVATDAGAADGTWYSIGSPVDFRGDLEPAVDPDDVGSYVATIPSLVEHAAARPLWETAREISTDLRARKARGEQFSMIRLIGLSGPRNLAEAMPFVRHLDEKGPINFCVSNIGRFPFPDEVGPWRATGAQFVASLSVVGTFVATVNSSHHQLVWNFTYAEGTVADERAARLADRCVETVLALVRAAD from the coding sequence ATGTCCACGACACCCACCACGTCCCCGGACTCCGCGCCCCCGGCGCCCCCGGCGAGCGCCCCCGAGGTGCGGCGGGAGCTCAGCCCGCTGGAGCGCTGGTACTGGATAGCCGACCGGATCGCACCGCTGAACGTGGTCGGGCGGGTCCGCCTGCACGGCCCGGTCACCGGGGCGGCGCTCCGCTCGGCACTGACCGCGCTCCAGGCCCGCCACCCGCTGCTGCGCGTGGCGATCGAGCCCGGCGGGCCCGGGGAGGAGCCCCGGTTCACACCGGTGGTCGACCGCCCCATCCCGCTCGACCACCGCGTCCTGGACGACCCGGCGGCCGGTGACGCGTGGCAGCGGGTGATCGACCGGGAGCTCGTCAACGGCCGCGTCGACTGGCGCGCCGGGCCGCTCGCCACGGCCACCGTGCTCACCTCGCCCGGACCCGACGGCGGCACGCACGACCTGATCCTGAGCCTGCTGCACGTCATCGCCGACGGCACGACGGTCATCTCCCTGCTGCGCCAGTGGGCCGAGCTCGCGGCCGGCCTGCCGGTCGGGGCGCGTGCCGTCCTGCCCCCGGCCGAGGACCTCTTCCCGGCCGGGCACCGCGGCACGGCGGGCGAGGCACCGGCGAGGGCGAAGGCCGACCGGGACGAGGCCGACCTGCTGCGCCTGGCGCCCCGCCGCGTCGACGCCGACGAGGCCGTGCCGTTCGAGCGGCGCCGCACCCGCTTCCTGCACCGGGCGCTGGACGGGGCGGCGCTGGAGAGCCTCGCCCGCACGTGCCGCGCCCGCGGGGTCACGGTCCACGGGGTGCTCACCGCCGCGATGGTGCACGCCGTCGCGACGGACGCCGGGGCCGCCGACGGGACGTGGTACTCGATCGGCTCGCCGGTCGACTTCCGCGGCGACCTCGAACCGGCGGTGGACCCGGACGACGTGGGCAGCTACGTGGCGACGATCCCGTCGCTCGTCGAGCACGCGGCGGCCCGCCCGCTGTGGGAGACGGCCCGGGAGATCAGCACGGACCTCAGGGCGCGCAAGGCCCGCGGCGAGCAGTTCTCCATGATCCGCCTGATCGGCCTCTCCGGGCCGCGGAACCTGGCCGAGGCCATGCCCTTCGTACGGCACCTGGACGAGAAGGGGCCGATCAACTTCTGCGTCTCCAACATCGGCCGGTTCCCGTTCCCGGACGAGGTCGGCCCGTGGCGTGCGACGGGCGCGCAGTTCGTCGCCTCGCTGTCGGTGGTGGGGACGTTCGTCGCCACCGTCAACTCCAGCCACCACCAGCTCGTGTGGAACTTCACCTACGCCGAGGGAACGGTCGCGGACGAGCGCGCCGCACGGCTCGCCGACCGGTGCGTGGAGACCGTTCTCGCCCTCGTACGAGCGGCCGACTGA
- a CDS encoding acyl-CoA dehydrogenase family protein codes for MTVTPTRQGSVSPESSDLLRTARELVPTLARNSEQGERDRRLPEESVKALVDGGMFKLAVPKRYGGHEASLRTLIDVSATLAEGDGSSSWVVSVCNSVAWVVSLFPERAQDEVFGADPEAKVSGVLTPSATAERVEGGFRVSGRWHYASGAWHAEWALIGFPVPDSTGRIVDQGMALLPATDYTVEESWFVAGMRATGSNCVVATDVFVPEHRVLSVPKAMAGEYPPQRTGGALPRSAFVQFLTGAPLVAPQLGLGRAALDLVTAKAADKAITFTFFEKQRDSAAFQLRVAEAAQKIDTAHLHVHRAAADIDAAAARGESLDALGRLRARSDLSGAVGHITEAIGILLTAHGAGSFADASPLQRIWRDSGVGARHAILQPEMIKEMYGKALLGVEEQISPLV; via the coding sequence ATGACCGTCACCCCGACCCGTCAAGGCTCCGTCTCCCCCGAGTCGTCCGACCTGCTCCGCACCGCACGGGAACTGGTCCCGACCCTCGCGCGCAACTCCGAGCAGGGGGAGCGCGACCGCCGGCTTCCCGAGGAGTCCGTGAAGGCCCTCGTGGACGGCGGGATGTTCAAGCTGGCCGTGCCGAAGCGGTACGGCGGCCACGAGGCCTCCCTGCGCACGCTGATCGACGTGTCCGCGACCCTCGCCGAGGGGGACGGCAGCAGTTCCTGGGTGGTCTCGGTGTGCAACTCGGTGGCCTGGGTCGTCAGCCTGTTCCCGGAGCGGGCGCAGGACGAGGTGTTCGGCGCGGACCCGGAGGCGAAGGTGTCCGGTGTGCTCACGCCGAGCGCGACCGCCGAGCGGGTCGAGGGCGGCTTCCGGGTCTCGGGCCGCTGGCACTACGCCTCCGGCGCCTGGCACGCCGAGTGGGCCCTGATCGGCTTCCCGGTCCCGGACTCCACCGGCCGGATCGTCGACCAGGGCATGGCGCTGCTGCCCGCCACCGACTACACGGTGGAGGAGAGCTGGTTCGTCGCCGGGATGCGCGCCACCGGCAGCAACTGCGTGGTGGCCACCGACGTCTTCGTACCGGAGCACCGCGTCCTGTCGGTGCCGAAGGCGATGGCGGGCGAGTACCCGCCCCAGCGCACCGGCGGCGCCCTGCCCCGCTCGGCCTTCGTGCAGTTCCTCACCGGCGCCCCGCTGGTCGCCCCGCAGCTCGGCCTCGGCCGCGCGGCGCTGGACCTGGTCACGGCCAAGGCCGCCGACAAGGCCATCACCTTCACCTTCTTCGAGAAGCAGCGCGACTCGGCGGCCTTCCAGCTGCGGGTCGCGGAGGCGGCGCAGAAGATCGACACCGCGCACCTGCACGTCCACCGCGCCGCCGCCGACATCGACGCGGCGGCGGCGCGCGGCGAGTCCCTGGACGCCCTGGGCCGGCTCCGGGCGCGGTCGGACCTCAGCGGCGCGGTCGGGCACATCACCGAGGCGATCGGCATCCTGCTGACCGCGCACGGCGCCGGCAGCTTCGCCGACGCCAGTCCGCTGCAGCGGATCTGGCGGGACTCCGGGGTGGGCGCCCGGCACGCCATCCTGCAGCCCGAAATGATCAAGGAGATGTACGGGAAGGCCCTGCTGGGCGTCGAGGAGCAGATCTCTCCGCTCGTGTGA